The Neofelis nebulosa isolate mNeoNeb1 chromosome X, mNeoNeb1.pri, whole genome shotgun sequence genome has a segment encoding these proteins:
- the LOC131501998 gene encoding rRNA-processing protein FCF1 homolog, whose amino-acid sequence MGKQKKPRKYATMKRMLSLRDQRLKKKDRLKPKKKEKKDPSARKGREVPQHPSCLFFQYNTQLGPPYHILVDTNFINFSIKAKLDLVQSMMDCLYSKCIPCITDCVMAEIEKLGQKYRVALRITKDPRSELLPCTHKGTYADDCLVKRVTQHKCYIVATVDWDLKRRIRIHKIPGVPIIYISNYRYNIEQMPDDYGTPWF is encoded by the coding sequence ATGGGGaagcaaaagaaaccaagaaagtaTGCGACCATGAAGCGAATGCTTAGTCTCCGAGATCAGAGGCTGAAAAAGAAGGATAGATTgaaacctaaaaagaaagaaaagaaagatccaAGTGCACGCAAGGGAAGAGAAGTCCCCCAACATCCTTCCTGCTTATTCTTCCAATATAACACACAGCTGGGCCCACCTTACCACATCCTGGTTGATACCAACTTTATCAACTTTTCCATTAAAGCCAAACTTGACTTAGTACAATCAATGATGGACTGTCTGTATTCCAAGTGTATCCCTTGTATAACTGACTGTGTAATGGCTGAAATTGAGAAATTGGGGCAAAAGTATCGAGTGGCTCTAAGGATCACCAAGGATCCAAGATCTGAACTATTGCCATGCACACACAAAGGAACCTATGCAGATGACTGCCTAGTAAAGAGAGTAACTCAGCATAAGTGTTACATTGTGGCCACAGTTGACTGGGACCTTAAACGAAGGATCAGAATCCACAAGATCCCTGGAGTTCCCATCATATACATTTCTAACTATAGGTACAACATTGAGCAGATGCCAGATGATTATGGAACCCCTTGGTTCTAA
- the MAGEB10 gene encoding melanoma-associated antigen B10 — translation MPRGQKSKLRAREKRRQAREGPERLVPAQTTAPEEEESPSSPSPHFKDAPRSSPATGTPGSPKVPGGVCSTSTTAAAASNTKFNEDASNQVEEKQNTSKARDTTEQCRRGPIEEEVALLVYYLLYKYQVKEPISKADMLRNVIQIYKNHFHEILRKASEHLELVFGLDLKEIDPNRNIYVLINKLERSCDARVNDNGAVPKTGLLMTVLGVIFTKGNRATEEEVWEVLNMMGLYDGIKNFIYGDPKKLITKDWVKEKYLGYRQMPNSDPPHYEILWGPRAYAETSKMKVLEFVAKTHDTVPTAFPGWYEEALRDEEERVRARVLAKASTAAMASARAKATASSFSYPK, via the coding sequence ATGCCTCGGGGCCAGAAGAGTAAGCTTCGTGCCCGTGAAAAACGCCGCCAGGCTCGAGAAGGGCCGGAGCGTCTGGTGCCTGCTCAGACCACTGccccagaggaagaagagtctccctcttccccatctccTCATTTCAAAGATGCTCCCCGGAGCTCCCCTGCCACGGGAACACCCGGGAGTCCTAAAGTTCCTGGAGGAGTCTGCTCCACCAGCACTACTGCTGCAGCTGCTTCAAACACAAAATTTAATGAAGATGCCAGCAATCAAGTGGAGGAAAAGCAAAATACCTCAAAGGCCAGGGATACCACTGAGCAATGTCGCAGAGGCCCTATAGAAGAGGAAGTTGCTCTGTTGGTATACTACCTGCTGTACAAGTATCAAGTGAAAGAGCCAATTAGTAAGGCAGATATGCTGAGAAATGTAATCCAGATTTATAAGAATCACTTCCATGAGATCCTAAGGAAAGCCTCTGAGCACTTGGAGCTGGTCTTTGGCCTTGATTTAAAGGAAATAGATCCCAACAGGAACATCTACGTCCTTATCAACAAACTGGAACGGAGCTGTGATGCAAGAGTGAATGATAATGGAGCTGTGCCCAAGACAGGCCTGTTGATGACTGTCCTGGGTGTGATCTTCACAAAGGGCAACCGTGCCACCGAGGAGGAAGTCTGGGAAGTGCTGAATATGATGGGGTTATATGATGGAATAAAGAATTTCATCTATGGGGATCCCAAGAAGCTCATCACCAAAGATTGGGTGAAAGAAAAGTACCTGGGGTACCGCCAGATGCCCAACAGCGATCCTCCACACTATGAGATCCTGTGGGGCCCCAGAGCCTACGCTGAGACCAGCAAGATGAAAGTCCTTGAGTTTGTGGCCAAGACCCATGATACCGTCCCCACTGCCTTCCCAGGCTGGTATGAAGAGGCTTTGAGAGATGAGGAAGAGCGAGTCCGAGCCAGAGTTCTAGCCAAGGCTAGTACCGCTGCCATGGCCAGTGCACGTGCCAAGGCCACAGCCAGCAGCTTTTCCTACCCCAAGTGA